The segment TACTCCAAcataaagaagaaagaaatttcaaaatatttaaacatgtcTATATACATTTACTATAAGTCCAACTTGTTGCCCTCCTCTTTTGTCCTCAGACTGCAATCAGTGAGAACTACCAGACTATGTCTGATACCACCTTCAAGGCCCTGCGTCGCCAGCTGCCTGTCACACGCACTAAGATCGATTGGAATAAGATCCTTAGCTACAAGATTGGCAAGGAGATGCAGAATGCCTAGAGGAAGGTCAGGGACTGGCCAGAGAGATGCACACTCCACTGGGCCAACAACCCACCTATACATGCGCAAGGACTAACCAAAGCAAAACTATATCAGTATGGGGcaaggaattaaaaaaacaaaacaaaacaaataagcaaaGCTGAAGATTTGCAGACTGTTAGGCACAGGTTTTGGAGACAATTGTGGTTTGAAAAGGGTGGTTGGTTCTTGGTCTGTGTTACTAGAGAAGTTGTACCAGGTCAATGTGCAGGGCTCTGCTTAGGACTGCTACATTAGAGAGATAAATGTTTCTGGGCCATCTAAGGGCTCACAGATCTGTCCAGatttgactgtaaaaaaaaaaattacatttgagacaaagtattttttttttcttagtcaAACATGCAGATCTGTGATCATGTCAAGATGGAGTTAACATGTCATAAGCCAGGGACAAGATTCAGGACCTTACAGGGCAGCTGATAACAGCAATTGTAAGCACACCATCACATATCAGGGTTTGTTTGTAGACAGAAGAATATGAATGTTTTTGACATATCTGAATTTTGCTGACAAATTCAGTGCACAGGTATAGTGGAATTTGGAGCCACATACATCATCATAATCAGGACTCTGACAGGAACATTTCCAGCAGTCATTTTAATTGGTCCTAAACTTATAGTATTGAGATGGAACTCATTCatactttgaaaatgaaactgacaaTATTTCTAGCTCTTCACTTTTAGCTGTAGCATGATCCTTAGCATAGCTTTGCTCCTGCACTGTAGACCTATATGTTTGTTGGTGTCTGTCAGGGCTGAAGGAATGTTTACTTATTTTCTGTTGTGCTCCTCTGATGTATGTGTCCCCACCCATGAAAGCTACGATGACTGAAATACCATAAAGCTCCTCTGCTTCTGATTTAATCCTCTCTGTTACTTTGGCAACACCACCTCAATTGCTGTATAGCTTTTCCTTTGTGAAAGGAAAACATACTCATATTTACCAAGATTTATTTGCCAAAATCTCTTTCCTATGGTAAAGAACTCCATACTCCCTCCCATGTATGCAAATCTCTATTTTAATATTCCGGTTTTTGTTGGAGTCTTAGGGTATCACACTCttaactgtatcaaactgtttGTTGTGTATTGGTCGATGCCAAGTGAACACGAAGCAGGTTCGCCATGTAAGGTGGAAGCCAGGTtatctgtgttttatgaatgcTTAATAGGCTGACTCTGGATCAGTTACATGTTAGCTATATATGTGCTGTGTTCAACCCATACACTATACTACAACTGTGTGCCGATCAGTTAAAAACTTAAAGACTGTACTGCCCCATTCTGttgtatgaataaatgaactgaTAATCTTGCCTAGGCTGTAGTTGTGCTTTTACACTGTCACTTGTACTTGCAGACCAACCAATCAGGATTCAGACGATTTCCAGTTGAAACAGTCTGatataaaaacactgacacgCTGTAAGTCGTAAGGCATGGGACATTTATTTAAGAAAGCACCAGATATAATGCAGATTAATGATATGCATAGTTACTGGGGGCAGCTGAAGGAATTTGCCTACATGGACAAGCTGTACTGTGTGTAGCCAAAAAGTTTGATTGGCTAAAATTTCAATTACCACCTGGTTGCAAAGCCAGGTTACTAGCTGTTGTCCAAAACATACAAAACCTGTAAAGCCTGAAAGACAAATCTGACAATGAAGcaagacacagaaaaacatgagaCCATAGCAACAAAAATGACAGTAGTGAGATGAAAATCTTAGTTCCATTCGGTTtgaacagtaaaacaaaatttacTGTTAACAGACTGACATGGATGGCCCAAACCAAATTATCACTTAAAGAAAAGACATGATCCTTTTTGGTTTGGGTGAAGCAGAAATTTAACTTCCCTGAATAAAAATTATGAAATTGCAGACAAATTCTCTTACAGTAATGTAGTGCAAGGTACCCTCTCTTCTCAAGACAGGATTCAGTGTATTCATGACAAAtgtaacagcaaaaaaaaaaacaaaaaaaaaaacagcacatgcaTGGGATTTCGTGCAGTCACATACTTCAAATGAGACTCATCTGTAAAGTGTTTGATTTCAACTATATGCAGTAAAATATACAGGTCAATGTGCTGTTTTCATGAACCATCTACACAGAAATTGCATAGGGATTCACTGAGCAAACCACCGACAGTTAAAAACTACAATTTCAGAGTGAAGTCGTGTTAGCTACACCTACATTTACGATACAGTACTCTACTTATATTATTTTCTCCCTCTATTTACAGAACTCAAGTTTGCTCCTGGCTGAAAGTTTCTGTATTGCTTCTGAGAGAACTGGCTGTTCCTCATTTACAGTCATGTGTTTGAGCATCAAAGGAGTAGAGAAGGAGCATTGTACTATGAAATCTTGATCTGCATTCCCTACTCATGCCTTTATCTTGTCCTCTTGTCTTTTTATATGGTTTCTCAAGATATGATCATGGGGTTGACGTGTGTATTAACTGGGATATTTTCAGTTccaaatggaaataaaatacaaaaagtcaTTTCAAAATTGTTTAGAAAAGAATAAACAAAGGAAAGTTAATACAAGCAATATTAATTCCAATAAAAAGAATCCattatatactatattttaCTTCAAATAGTGTTCTGATTGCTTGCCATATAGTAGTACAGAGGTAGGGGTAAAACATACCCTTGTAAATGCATCTGTTTGAACCAATCCAGGTTTTAAGTGTTAGGTTTGATTGTTTACTGTTGGTTATTAGTGCTGTGAAAGTTATTGGAGGGTAAGCCTATGAATAACACAGCAGCTGTTGATCCATTAATCTGTCAATCTATATGGCCTGTTAGCTGCTGGAAGATAATACCAGCTCAGACTCCTTGGCTCCCTCCTGCCCGCTGCTGTTGTGCACACAGTTCCCTGTCAGCTCTGGGAAGACACTGGCCCGAGCAGTGGGGCCCGGAGAGCCTGGGGTCGGACTCATCCCTGGCTTCTTGGGAGGGATCGGAGGAGGGTGGTTCTTCTCTGAGCGAGGCGTGAGGGGAGAGCGGATGCCCGGAGAGAGGGGTCCACAAGTAGGAGATCTCCCCCCAGGAGGAGAAGCTGCCAGGTTGCGGTAATCTGTCCCAAATGGAGAGCTGCTAATGGGGGCCAGCTTGACGCCGGCCTGCTGGCTGGTGAATCGGGACAACACCTGAGTAACAGTGTTGCGAGCCAGCTGCTTGGCTGTGCTGTTTTCTGGAGGGGGAGGGATAGGGGTGGTGGTAGGGGACAGGTCTCTGGGGGATAGTGGGGCAGaaccacactgctgctgctccagctcagcctgGGTCTGGAACTTGTGTCTGGCAGCCTGGAATCGCTGGTTGACCCCAGCCTGGTAGGAGGACTGATGGAAGCCTGGGCTGCCCAGGCGCTTGgccaggacaggagaggagatgggagaggaggagagggaagaggaggccGTGCTGGAGGGGGAttgagggtgaggatgagggtgGAGTGGGGAATGCACAGATGTTCCTCCCCCATTCTCTACCACCACTCCATTTTCTGCTCCTCTGGCCTCCTGTGCTGAATCTGTGTCTTTTAAGATGTGGTGGCCATTAACCTTCGACACTGTGGTGGTTTTGGGAGTGACATTAATCTTCCCATCAGGCTCAGTCTGAACAGAGGTGGACACCACTAACATCTTGGGAGGTGACTCTTTCACCTGCTTCACAGCCTCTTTTACCtcgtctttctctcctccacttccctCCAGCCTTTTCCTTAGCTCCTCCACctgtctctccagctctctactcctttcctcctctctcctgatcCTGCTTTTCATCTGCTCTCGCTCTGTGTCAAACTCAGCCAGCTGCCTCTCAGCCCTGGCCTCTAGCTGGGCTGCCCTGTCCTTTTCCCCCTCCACTGCCCTCCGGAGGCTCTCCAGGGTATTGCTCTCTTCTTGGAGCCGGGTGCGGAGCTCGGCCACCTTCTGAGCCTCCTCCAGGGCCTGGCTGCTGGCTTTCTGGAGCTCCAGAGTCAGAGCTGAGgatagctgctgctgctggcataGAGATTCCTCCGCCTTGCCCACTGCCTGCTCTTGTTCCTTTTCTAGCCGCCGCACTGCTGCACGTTCCAGCTCCAActagaaagagatggagagacagagacacagtcaCGCAACGAGTTGCTCACGCATCAGGTAAGCAACAgcttttttgtgtcagtgtgaaatTTTCACCACAAGGAGGCAAAAGAGTACTGTCTTTTGTGGCAGTGCACTTTGCATCGACTCCAACACAGGATGAGAAGGCAATGATGAAAACGCTGCTGTGTTCCTActatatgtaaaaatacatctacacacacacacacacacacacacatacacacacacacatatatatatatatatatatatatatatatacatacacacacacacacacatatacacatacatatatacatgcatacatatgtatatataaaaatagatatgtttatatatacatatgtgtgtatgtttgtgtgtgtgtgtatatatgtacacatacacatatatacgtatatatacatgcacatatatacatatacatatatgtacatgcTCATTAAgtcctgtttctctccacaCTTCTTTTGTCACTATGCACTGTATACTTTCTAATAAAGTAGATTCAAATGAGTTTCACCTAAGTGACAGGGAAATCAGCAAAGCGGATGGACCGCTGCTCTCTTTCAGTAAACAGGAAACGGCTGCCTACTCCTGTTTTGCTTTGTAAATTAACAATTCATTTCAAAGACATGCTGACAGAAATTTCAGTTTGCCACGAGGTTACTGAAGGGTCACTTTGTTGCTAAAAAGTGCTGATGAGTAATAAAGGGAAATTGGAGTTGTTGAAATACAATCCACTGTATGATATTActgtacaaaaaacaacagagtcCGGAAAACCTGAGGAAGGCTGGAGGGACACTCAGGGGCCCTTTCTTACATAAGgcctctgtgttgtgtgttataGACTGCCTtgtaaaatgtatgtttgtgtgtgtgtgtgtgcgcgcctgtgCATGTGCAGACCTTGGGTTAGTCAGGGACAGTCATTATCTCAGGCTTTCCTGTGCTCACGAAGCCCCGTGGCTGCTGGTCAACTAAACAATggccttttcctcctctgcttcctaTGAAACAGcctcgtgtttgtgtgtatgtgtatctatctgtgtgtgtctgtacttgAACAGGCCAAGCCCTCTCCACCCTACTGTGTTACACAATAGAGCTCCGCTGATGCTTGTCCGCTCAGCCGCTGAGTCTTAAATCACAGTGAGCAGTGTAGAGAGGGAAATGgtggagacaggcagaggagagggggaagaggtGGAGCAGAGGCACGGAAAGGGAAGAGGGAAATCTCTTCCATGCAGATGTGCTTGTCTGTCAGtaagtgcatttgtgagtgcCGACACTGCTACACACTTTGCCATCTTTGctactcacaaacacacacaaaaacacacaagtcaCACGGGTGCATACGAATctgattaatgcacatatttttttctctattttcctTTCACGCCTCAtacacacctgctgcagcagtttgtctctttctgtctgcagcATTAAGGTGACATCATCACCCTGTGCTGAGTCCTTGGCATGCAGccgtttctcctcctccagatcAGTAATCATCTGTCAAACACATGGTGGaaagaaataatcaaatcaaatgacagTATACTGGACACTGATGGGCCTGGTGTAATAAGATGTATCACATGAATTTGGTGTTAGcacattagcaaaaaataataattttcctACAAGGAAGATATATTCTGCATCTTCTTCTATTGCTCTCTTGAATCTTACTACTGCCCATGAAAGTCAGAATCCAGCTAACAACCTGTGTCCAGATTGTAAACTGGacaaatgtcaaacaaaatgaaatggttAATGAATGACAATAGACACCCATTTCATGTGGGAACTTTAATAACTCTTTCATctgagctgctgtaaggtttttaTAATGCACTTTAGATGAAGCAACCACCACAGGACTTACTCACTTTAATAAGTCTCCTCAGACCCCTATTGGTTTTTaccttgttttgtattttaatgttttattcatcttttatcTTTCCATTTTAGtgtcaggttttattttttaacgtCTCTTCTTTAATCTTTATGGCTTCTAAGGTCTGAATGTCTTCCGTCTTTACTGCTCTGCACTGTGCATGGCTGTTTAAATGGAAGCTTTATCCACTTTAGGGATAATATAGGTTATCCTGACACTTGCCTAGACTTCCTCTTCATTACAAGGTTTTTATAAGTTATATCAGCTTTCAAAAGGTTGCTGGTTTAGACTCCTATAACCACCCAAACCTCCAGCTCTGCAGTGATAAAGCCCAATATCCTCTCTCTAATCCCTGGGTGTGgccgctgtctgtctgcctcactgCCCCTAGCCAAGTCAAATGTATCTGAAGCATCgagacgcacagacacacagatacatacatgcacacacaacaagcCTATTGTGCAAGTGTGAGCCCTAGTATGACACAAAGATGTGGGCTGGCCACTTGGGCGGTCACAGCATCACCCTAATATGCAAATGGAAAAGAGGGGTGAGCTGTGCATTTTTTATGCTGCATGTGATCTTTTCATCTTGATTTTCTCCAGGCACTGGCATAGTTAGAAGCAGCACTGCCCCCTGAAGGCTGAGGCTGAGAAAAGGAAGTCTGTgatcatgatcaaagtgacaactAATGACCAGTGCCTTCATGATTTTTATAGGCTTAACTactgaaaatatgtttataTCATTGCATTTTATCATGATTGATTATGATTGCTTTGCTCATGCATCTGATTGCCAAAAAAGGATACAATGAATGGCCAAATTTAATTCAACTGAGGGAATTCTGAGTCAGTTATAGTTACAGTGAGCATTGattgtatatgcgtgtgtgtgtgcagtgacatGCAGTATTGGAAAGGAGTGTATTTAAATATCCATTCAGGAGTATCTACTGGCTCTTACCCGCCTGTGTCTGctttcagcagcagccagctgtCCCATCATCCTCTCCTGCATCCTCTTGCAGTGGGCCATGACCAGTTTGAGGACAGCTAGAGGGTTGGGTCCCACTGCTCCATGCTGcgggtgtgtgtgaggctgggTGTGTGCTTGCTGGCGCTCCACAGCCTCACTGTCCCGCTGAAGGGCCAAGAAAGGGTCGCTGAGGTCGTATTGGCCGTAACGCTCTTGGATGAAGGCATTCCTGTGTTGAGCCTgagagacacacataaacactcatgTGTTGTTGTACTGGAGAGGACACTCAGTTTACTTATGTTCCTGATCTTTGACCTTTAGGCTTGGGCCAACATTCGATTATATTGAATATGGCAATATTTCCAGCCATATGCCATATTTCCTTCCATactgaaacatttaattttaagaaaaataatttgaatacAATTAAAAccaactgattaaaaaacatttggtttggaGCATCATAGTTATACAAAGCAGTTAAGGTAGTGGTAATGAGAGAGCAGGTGTGAGGTAAAGCTGAGCCCCAGGCTATGAGCCCCCCTGATGTCTAGCTGTGggccacaggaaaaaaacacttgaaaatatGTCCAGAGAGCATGTACAGTCCTGAGTTAGCAGTAAAATGACCACATGACGCCAGCAGGTGtttatgtacagtgtgtgtgtatgtgtgtgtgtgtgtgagcatgtccATGTTTGACAGGAGGAGGTCTCTTTTGCAAACTGCAACAGGAACTAATGTGTAGAGAAAATAACATCACACCCCACTACTGTTGccaagagaaacacagagccCCACAgtaaatgaacacaaatacaaaatatacacacatgcagacgcgcgcacgcacacacacacacacacacacacacacacacacacacacacacacacacactagcacctCATGACCCGATTTAGTTGTATGAAACTCCTTCAGGGattcacatcatcatcaagCTAAactcagaagtgtgtgtgtgtgtgtgtgtgtgtgtgtgtgtgtgtgtgtgtgtgcttgtaatAAATCTGTGTGTGGTGATGTTATTATCACAGAGAGCACTAGCAGATGGTCTCTCCCCTCAACCTAAACACAAAGAGGTGAGGCACGGCTGTCCACCCCCCCACCAGGGGCAGATGTTAACCTCTCCCTAGGGAAGCAACAGGGGTGAGGGTCTGGGCCACGGGCTAAGGTTACACactgagatacacacacacacacacacacacacacacatacacacaaggagCTGCTTCTAATGAAGTAGTTATATGCACTACTTTTCCTTTGTACTTGATCCTCCGCTCACCCTTTTACTGtacttttccttctttttccaaCCTGTGACAGGACAAATATTCTGTTGCCTCTGTCATtctgtcagatgtgtgtttctTGCATGATTGAATTTAAAAAGAGTTGAGGCAGAGAACAGCACACGCAACTAGGTTAAGGTAACTTAAATTCACCCCAGACTGTTCATTCTTTTGTATAGAACAAAGAGGAATGACCGGGAATGAAGTGAAACGTGATAGGACCTCATTGACCTTGCCCTGGGCCACTGATCTGTCATCAGAAGACCTCATTAGCTACTTAGAATTGTGAGCTGGAGGAATGTGGGGTCAGCTGACTCTAAAGGTCTGTGCATGtctagtgcagcaaaacagaaacaagggGTGGCGGGGAGATGCTGGCCGAGGTGGTAGTGATGCAAGCATATCCCACACAGTCGCGCCACGTGCCTTCAGGACTTTCATCACTGTCTCCCCTAACCATCATCAGACTCGGAGGAGGGTTGAACGCCCCGGTCCCCTCTTCTGCCCCCTGTCCTCGCCTGCCCTGCCCCAACACGCATGGCACCGCATTCCTCTCTGGGTGCATCATCATTTCTTGGAGAATGCCTctcttttcttcatctgtcaggctctttctctcacactcagaatgcagcaacacacactcaacacacactcatacaacaCACCCCCTGAGGGCAGCAGTAAGGAAGCTGTATTTGAGGTTCTTTCTCACACTGAACAAAGAATGTGACCCTCAGTGAAGAGATTACAGGACTCACACAAAGACACTGTCTCAATACCTTCAGCCCCTTGCATTGTGACCATGCCTGGCCCAGCAGGCTTCAATGTGTGAGTGAGTTCATGCTAGtctaggctgtgtgtgtgtgtgtgtgtgtgtgtgtgtgtgtgtgtgtgtgtgtgtgtgtgtgtgcgcatttgtgcatctccttctccctctaaatgtgaaaatgaatatgcactgcaaaaaatttaaataaatccccttgtttccaatgcagtttcacttgtttcaagaatttttaatatataaatacGTTGTAAGACAGGCTAAGGCATATCAGCCcactaatatcaagaaaatggcacttgcTTCAAAAACTAAGAAACAAGCTaactgactaaataaataaataaataaatgtaagaaATCTGAAAACCAGTTGATTGAGCATAAGAAACaagcaggattatctcatcctggtggcagattttttttttttcatttgttttaagaaaaactagattttaagactgaataagagaataaaagacttttttacagtgcacaaacacagccatgGCACACACGTCATGGCTGTGTTGAGGGCCAGaagaaaaacataacataaaggaattatattattatcattattattattagtagtagtagtagtggtagtagtggtggtggtggtagtaatagtagtagtaatagtatcagtgttagtattattattaatggtgAAAGTAATTTGGCAGTTATGGCTGGAGTATTTTGGGAGTACAAATAATCTAGTCCCAAAAGACTAGGACTGGCCAGATGACTGtcagtgtctttgtgtgtatagAAGTAAGTGTGTACATTTACCTGTGGCTGTGCACATTTTATTACTGGGCTTTGGGGTACCGTTTCCTCATCTTGCTGAGGAGACAGACTCACAGCTTCCTGAgtttaataaatgtttaaacAGACCATAAAGGGCTGAGGTGCTTTGGATATAGCTGTctcgtgtgtgtttttgtgtgtgtgtgtgtgtgtgtgtgtgtgtgtgtgtgtgtctgtctctctctctctgtgtgtgagtcctAGCCCACGGCCTGGTCTCACGTTCTCCTGGGGTTAGTTCTGATCATAATGACAGAGTGAACTCTCTTCTATGAGAGGGCACACCAAGCACTGTCCGCTCCGCTGCAAGGCTTTCCCATTCTGTTGCCACTACTGATGACTAATTACTGTTCTACAGCAGGATGCAGTGATGTCAGGGGAGAATATTATTACCCACAACACATTTGCTTTACCGTCTACTGGTTTGCAATCAATAaatagtggatttttttttatgtatttacacCATAGTGTCTCTACTGCCGCAATTCCCTTCCAATGTAATGCAATGTTTTAGTTGTCAAAACAGTGGGTTTGCTAGATTATTGCTTCCCTCAAGAGTCTGAGTCGTCTAATGGAGTGTTCCCTGCAGCTGTAGTGAGGCGTGAAAGACAACCTGATGCTTTTCACCTGGAAAAATCCCCTCTGTAAATCAGTTACCTACAGCTTCCAGGCACAATCATGCCCTTGTGTGAGCTGAAAAGAGTCCCATTTTCTTAGCCAGGCTCTGGAATGACTGTCACACAATGCAACCGGCAGCTGGCATGGACGACATCACTGCCATGTACAGTACTGAGCACATATCTCCTGTTACAAGAGCACAGACTCCCCTCACTCTCACCTAAACAATACTGTGCATGAAAGAAAAGATTTAAAGATATAAAAATGaggtgcatgcatgcttgtgtgcgTTAGAACACAGATGGCACACATTTGCACCGTGCACACATGAGGTTCTTAGCATAACCGACTGTCTCCAGGGTAACATCTCAAGTCCAAAAGCTTTgtaggtggggtggtggtggggtggcgGTGGGGGGGTTGTGGGAAAAGTATGCATCCCTGGTGAATTCGTCCACTTCTCAGTGGAAAActtggagacagagagacaaaaggaCCACAGGACCCGGCCTGTCAGATACGAAAAGCCTCTTTCATGGAGCTAAAACTTAAGCCTCTGGGAGTCCCACACAAAATACTGCAGCCTCTTCACATCTAGGGGACAAAGGACAAAGCGTCAGACGCTTCATTATCTTACCTAAGTCGAATTACATATCCCTGACTCTGTATTTCAGTAACAATAATAGACttacacttaaaaacaaaaaggtccTTCATTTATCCAGAAATCATGATGAATTTTTACAACAGTTAAGCATAATATAACTTAgattactgttttgttttggtttgatttggttttagGGAAAGGATGAACATGCCTCCTAATGATAATCATTGTTAAGAAAAGGGCAAGGAAGAGAGGACAGACAGTCAGCATCAGACTCTTAaattttctgtctctgccttcCCTTTTCTCAGCTGAGGAATTGGTGCTTAAGTAGTGCAGTACTACCACTGAACAATGGACAACTACTCAATAGTGGAGTAAAGAAATACTGAGTGGCCCACTTGTCTCCTGTGTGCGCAGTAACAAGCTTTGACAGGTGAGAGCTATCACTCCACTGGCAGTCACATCCCATTTCAACAGTGCTGGTGAGACTGCTAACTCCAgctcacacaaacagacagggcTTTGACCCACTGTCTCAGTGCTGTTATCAGAGCTGAATGCAAAACCACCTTAAGAGAACAAATTAGTGAGGAAGTGTCTACCAACAGAAGGGGAAGGATAAACTAAGAGATggagttttttaaaaatga is part of the Myripristis murdjan chromosome 7, fMyrMur1.1, whole genome shotgun sequence genome and harbors:
- the cttnbp2nlb gene encoding CTTNBP2 N-terminal like b gives rise to the protein MKEEMMNVEALSRAELLTLLSILEGELEAQDVVIHALRAQHRNAFIQERYGQYDLSDPFLALQRDSEAVERQQAHTQPHTHPQHGAVGPNPLAVLKLVMAHCKRMQERMMGQLAAAESRHRRMITDLEEEKRLHAKDSAQGDDVTLMLQTERDKLLQQLELERAAVRRLEKEQEQAVGKAEESLCQQQQLSSALTLELQKASSQALEEAQKVAELRTRLQEESNTLESLRRAVEGEKDRAAQLEARAERQLAEFDTEREQMKSRIRREEERSRELERQVEELRKRLEGSGGEKDEVKEAVKQVKESPPKMLVVSTSVQTEPDGKINVTPKTTTVSKVNGHHILKDTDSAQEARGAENGVVVENGGGTSVHSPLHPHPHPQSPSSTASSSLSSSPISSPVLAKRLGSPGFHQSSYQAGVNQRFQAARHKFQTQAELEQQQCGSAPLSPRDLSPTTTPIPPPPENSTAKQLARNTVTQVLSRFTSQQAGVKLAPISSSPFGTDYRNLAASPPGGRSPTCGPLSPGIRSPLTPRSEKNHPPPIPPKKPGMSPTPGSPGPTARASVFPELTGNCVHNSSGQEGAKESELVLSSSS